GGGCGTCGAGAGCGGCGCGGATGGTGCGGCCGGAGTAGAGCACGTCGTCGACCAGCACCACGATCTTGTCGTCGATACCGCCCTCGGGCAGCTCGGTGGCGACGATCGACCGGAAGGCCTGATGCCGCAGGTCGTCGCGGTGCATGGTGACGTCGAGGGTGCCGACCGGGACCTCCGTGCCCTCGATCGAGGCGAGGCGGGCGGCCAGCCGGTGGGCCAGCGTCACACCGCGGGTGGGGATCCCCAGCAGGACCAGGTGCTCGGCGCCCTTGTTCCGCTCCAGCACCTCGTGGGCGATGCGGGAAAGGGCCCGGCCGATCTCCGCGGGCTCCAGGACCGCCCGGACAGG
The sequence above is drawn from the Kineosporia corallincola genome and encodes:
- the pyrR gene encoding bifunctional pyr operon transcriptional regulator/uracil phosphoribosyltransferase PyrR; its protein translation is MNSPSAPEEPPSGQEPVRAVLEPAEIGRALSRIAHEVLERNKGAEHLVLLGIPTRGVTLAHRLAARLASIEGTEVPVGTLDVTMHRDDLRHQAFRSIVATELPEGGIDDKIVVLVDDVLYSGRTIRAALDALSDLGRPRAVRLAVLVDRGHRELPIRADHVGKNLPTSTLERVRVRLSEVDGGEDTVGIVGGVAK